The proteins below come from a single Streptomyces spongiicola genomic window:
- a CDS encoding SpoIIE family protein phosphatase/ATP-binding protein, whose amino-acid sequence MAGLFGRLRSTMSTRTVASQVFVLQVTVALLLVAAAVAALLVQARSGGEREARNRSVAVAETYATAPGVREALRGPDPSTALQDMTETARASSDVDFLVVMAPDGTLHTHPDPEMIDSRYLGTIGPAAAGDRVTEDFAGILGPSIRSVAPVTGEDGEVLGLVAAGITVERAGTAARDQLPVLLGAAAFAMAVATSGAALISRRLRHQTHGLGPAEMTRMYEHRDAVLHAVREGVLIVDEDGRLVLVNDEARRLLELPPDAQGRLVRDIAMDPEITRLLESGRPASDEVHVIEHQLVAVNQRAMSPPPDGSGPCCGAVTTLRDTTELRALSGRADTVQGRLRLVYDAGMRIGTTLDVVRTSQELADFAVPRFADFVTVDLSDPVLSGDEPAESGTDMRRVAFTGVRADTPLYPSGRLIHFVSTTPQAVAYARGKTILEADLPAFSGWQAQEPARARRLVDYGIHSMISVPLRARGVTMGVATFWRSGKPEPFDGDDVSLAEELVARAAVNIDNARRYTREHAMAVALQRSLLPRVLPEQTALDVAYHYLPAQAGLGGVGGDWFDVIPLPGARVALVVGDVVGHGLHAAATMGRMRTAVHNFASLDLPPDELLWHMDELVSRIDQDDDTDGSVTALTGATCLYAIYDPTSRVCTVARAGHLEPVIVHPDGEVRFPGVPAGPPLGLGGLPFESAELHLSEGSSLVLYTDGLVEDRHRDIDEGLELLRRTLAQAGGTPEETCRVVLDALLPERPRDDVALVVARTRVLDGNRSVTWDVPAEPAAVARVRAEAAGALEEWGLAEEAFTTGLILSELVTNAIRHAVGPIGVRLIRDRFLICEVSDGSSTAPHLRRATATDEGGRGLFLVSQFAERWGTRYTGSGKVIWTEQPLSR is encoded by the coding sequence ATGGCCGGACTCTTCGGCCGCCTCCGCTCGACGATGAGCACGCGCACCGTCGCCAGTCAGGTGTTCGTCCTGCAGGTGACGGTCGCTTTGCTGCTCGTCGCCGCTGCCGTCGCCGCCCTGCTCGTGCAGGCCCGGTCGGGCGGGGAGCGGGAGGCGCGCAACCGGTCGGTCGCCGTCGCCGAGACGTACGCGACCGCGCCGGGCGTCAGGGAGGCCCTGCGCGGCCCCGACCCGAGCACGGCACTGCAGGACATGACGGAGACCGCGAGGGCGTCCTCGGACGTCGACTTCCTCGTGGTGATGGCCCCGGACGGCACCCTGCACACGCACCCGGACCCCGAGATGATCGACAGCAGATACCTCGGCACCATCGGCCCGGCGGCGGCCGGCGACAGGGTGACCGAGGACTTCGCCGGCATCCTCGGCCCCTCGATCCGCAGTGTCGCGCCCGTGACCGGCGAGGACGGCGAGGTGCTGGGGCTCGTGGCCGCCGGCATCACCGTCGAGCGGGCCGGCACGGCAGCCCGGGACCAGCTTCCCGTGCTGCTCGGTGCGGCCGCCTTCGCCATGGCCGTCGCCACCTCCGGGGCCGCGCTGATCAGCAGGCGCCTGCGGCACCAGACCCACGGCCTGGGTCCCGCCGAGATGACCAGGATGTACGAGCACCGCGACGCGGTCCTGCACGCCGTGCGGGAGGGCGTGCTGATCGTCGACGAGGACGGCCGGCTGGTGCTCGTCAACGACGAGGCACGACGCCTGCTCGAGCTGCCCCCGGACGCCCAGGGACGCCTCGTCCGCGACATCGCCATGGATCCCGAGATCACCCGGCTGCTGGAGTCCGGCCGCCCCGCCAGCGACGAGGTGCACGTCATCGAGCACCAGCTGGTCGCCGTGAACCAGCGCGCCATGAGTCCCCCGCCGGACGGCTCGGGCCCCTGCTGCGGCGCCGTCACCACCCTGCGGGACACCACCGAACTCCGGGCCCTCAGCGGCCGCGCCGACACCGTGCAGGGCCGGCTGCGGCTCGTCTACGACGCCGGCATGCGGATCGGTACCACCCTCGACGTGGTCCGCACCTCGCAGGAGCTGGCCGACTTCGCCGTCCCCCGGTTCGCCGACTTCGTCACCGTGGACCTCTCCGACCCCGTGCTCAGCGGGGACGAACCCGCGGAGTCCGGCACCGACATGCGCCGTGTCGCCTTTACCGGCGTCCGGGCCGACACCCCGCTCTACCCCTCGGGCCGGCTGATCCACTTCGTCAGCACCACCCCCCAGGCCGTCGCGTACGCCAGGGGCAAGACCATCCTCGAGGCCGACCTGCCCGCCTTCTCCGGATGGCAGGCACAGGAACCGGCCCGCGCCCGCAGGCTCGTCGACTACGGCATCCACTCCATGATCTCCGTCCCGCTGCGCGCCCGCGGCGTGACGATGGGCGTCGCCACGTTCTGGCGCTCCGGGAAACCGGAGCCCTTCGACGGCGACGACGTGTCGCTCGCCGAGGAACTGGTCGCCCGCGCCGCGGTGAACATCGACAACGCCCGCCGCTACACCCGGGAGCATGCGATGGCGGTCGCCCTGCAACGCAGCCTGCTGCCGCGGGTCCTGCCCGAGCAGACCGCCCTCGACGTGGCCTACCACTATCTGCCCGCCCAGGCGGGGCTGGGCGGCGTCGGCGGGGACTGGTTCGACGTGATCCCGCTCCCCGGCGCCCGGGTCGCCCTCGTCGTGGGGGATGTCGTCGGCCACGGTCTGCACGCCGCGGCGACCATGGGGCGGATGCGCACCGCCGTCCACAACTTCGCGTCCCTGGACCTTCCGCCCGACGAACTGCTGTGGCACATGGACGAACTGGTCTCGCGCATCGACCAGGACGACGACACCGACGGCTCGGTCACCGCGCTCACCGGCGCCACCTGCCTGTACGCCATCTACGACCCCACCTCCCGCGTGTGCACCGTGGCCCGCGCCGGACATCTGGAGCCCGTCATCGTGCACCCCGACGGCGAGGTCCGGTTCCCGGGTGTGCCGGCCGGGCCGCCGCTGGGCCTCGGCGGGCTCCCCTTCGAGTCCGCCGAACTGCACCTCTCCGAGGGCAGCAGCCTGGTGCTCTACACGGACGGTCTCGTCGAGGACCGCCACCGGGACATCGACGAGGGCCTGGAACTGCTGCGCCGCACGCTCGCCCAGGCCGGCGGGACGCCCGAGGAGACCTGCCGCGTGGTGCTGGACGCCCTGCTGCCGGAGCGGCCCCGTGACGACGTGGCCCTGGTCGTGGCCCGGACCCGGGTGCTGGACGGCAACCGCTCCGTCACCTGGGACGTGCCGGCCGAGCCCGCCGCGGTCGCCCGGGTCCGCGCGGAGGCCGCCGGGGCGCTGGAGGAGTGGGGACTGGCGGAGGAGGCGTTCACCACCGGGCTGATCCTCAGCGAGCTGGTCACCAACGCCATCCGCCACGCAGTCGGACCGATCGGGGTGCGGCTGATCCGCGACCGCTTCCTGATCTGCGAGGTGTCCGACGGCAGCAGCACCGCCCCCCATCTGCGCCGGGCCACGGCCACTGACGAGGGCGGCCGCGGACTGTTCCTCGTCTCCCAGTTCGCCGAGCGATGGGGTACCCGCTACACGGGCAGCGGCAAGGTCATCTGGACGGAGCAGCCGCTGTCCCGCTAG